The following coding sequences lie in one Panicum virgatum strain AP13 chromosome 6N, P.virgatum_v5, whole genome shotgun sequence genomic window:
- the LOC120679081 gene encoding transmembrane protein 120 homolog has protein sequence MGEERKGGGGGEEAAAAAARAAEQARELQDAAAALLTRTRAEEEALRRRAAALQGELRRLRKAAAHADSDKVEEDLDRATCLITDGDVASLLPSKTHGAFLKMFLGPVNLRATRKEVQLKVKEEYNSYRDRTALLFLGFPVILLFLRQWLWNGCFPALPVQLYQAWLLFLYTTLALRENILRVNGSDIRPWWILHHYCAMLMALISLTWEIKGQSQPDCARKQRGVELFLCWAIMQGFVMMLQNRYQRQRLYTRIALGKAKRMDVVWGETAGVEGQLLLLCPLLFLLQGFEGYVGFLLLRTAHTGVIPEWQVVVCGILLIAMAIGNFAITVDTLMVKSRFKAKMKKSKGKRDLDTCPSATGSSPTDSTGKA, from the exons atgggggaggagaggaagggagggggcggaggggaggaggccgccgccgcggcggcgcgcgcggcggagcaggcgcgGGAGCtgcaggacgcggcggcggcgctgctgacgCGGACgcgggccgaggaggaggcgctgcgccgccgcgccgccgcgctccaggGGGAGCTCCGCCGGCTGCGGAAGGCCGCCGCGCACGCGGACAGCGACAAG GTTGAGGAGGACTTGGATCGAGCGACGTGCCTCATCACCGACGGTGATGTTGCGTCGCTGCTCCCGAGCAAGACGCATG GCGCTTTTCTGAAGATGTTCTTGGGCCCAGTGAATTTGCGGGCAACAAGAAAGGAGGTGCAGCTCAAGGTGAAGGAGGAATACAATAGCTACAGG GATAGAACTGCCTTACTATTTCTTGGTTTTCCGGTGATTCTATTGTTTCTTCGACAATGGTTATGGAATGGTTGCTTTCCAGCACTGCCAGTTCAGCTATACCAG GCTTGGTTGTTATTCTTGTATACAACTTTAGCTTTACGTGAGAACATACTGCGAGTTAATGGAAGTGATATCCGCCCTTG GTGGATACTCCATCACTATTGTGCCATGCTGATGGCTCTTATAAGTCTCACATGGGAGATAAAGGGACAATCACAACCTGATTGTGCACGTAAACAG AGAGGCGTGGAACTTTTTCTGTGCTGGGCCATAATGCAAGGATTTGTCATGATGTTGCAGAATAGATATCAGCGTCAAAGATTATATACTAGGATTGCTTTGGGGAAG GCTAAAAGAATGGATGTTGTATGGGGAGAGACTGCTGGTGTCGAAGGTCAATTATTGCTGTTGTGTCCTCTCCTTTTCCTCTTGCAG GGATTTGAGGGTTATGTTGGTTTTTTACTTCTTCGCACAGCTCATACTGGCGTCATCCCTGAGTGGCAG GTTGTGGTCTGTGGGATTCTGTTGATTGCAATGGCAATTGGTAACTTTGCAATCACAGTGGACACCTTGATGGTTAAGTCTAGGTTCAAAGCAaagatgaagaaatccaaggGCAAACGGGATCTGGATACATGCCCCTCAGCAACAGGTTCATCACCGACAGATTCGACAGGCAAAGCATGA
- the LOC120678458 gene encoding uncharacterized protein LOC120678458 isoform X1 codes for MALCTHKLGFNVTPEMFTECFLYYLSLNSQGGNRIDYNWATHASCYWVCDGITGGGQDNQAWELALAVQQHIRLEDYSSNAVKDIGSQLDISTKHWVCIANSCFEEVPPGTTTSLFFAPETGTGYVPFPNERFHQADQLRVLKLCRCTFNFSSPPFHCCRSLRFLGLDSCLDEQRQLGEEETGERAVETFQRLWVLDVWHTDWELDFPHETEGRPMIVAADIREVHVNKGRIWRSNFAWRRLPNLRKLRVVKPTRSWETGRQDEFTDMVKLELLDLSGNETMQVLPSLSGATGLKTLVLDGCVGLEHVGPQGLPPSLESFRLDTGEDEYHHESKAKISSISLAGCARLVDFRLCGSLPKLEELDLSHTALKMLDLTKVVTLVDDGWAVIREKRERVFLVGCEQLRSIRWPSLLHQLRLPCIDTRPSSGQEVARKPWPCDPLLAFQDKGEEEYCHVFVAVADMRFLESLHFLERYSYVYHKVKMILCWSSSTSKDDGRSCYKTKMGHEYSSSTGRVAAAGSPLQARSSTYHDVSTERQITTTLIDGSSCASSQFQPLDAHFEIGEGIGDVTDAVSRRGLVAITFVMNWVKSLHVHDSSSITTVYPERFYLSVRGDTWTVMDKLKWCRVERCPRLQTVFATDYALRAIHLHFCPRLRYVLLLSSYDDLSNQLETLTHILLRRPQAGLPRGARVSRGNSSSLA; via the exons ATGGCATTGTGCACACATAAGCTTGGCTTTAATGTCACTCCTGAAATGTTTACAGAATGCTTCCTGTATTACTTATCATTGAATAGCCAAGGTGGCAACCGCATAGACTACAACTGGGCAACCCATGCTTCCTGCTACTGGGTTTGCGATGGGAtcacaggaggaggccaagaCAACCAAGCATGGGAGCTTGCTCTTGCTGTGCAGCAGCATATAAGACTAGAGGACTATTCATCTAATGCGGTCAAGGACATTGGTTCTCAGTTGGATATTTCCACAAAACATTGGGTTTGTATTGCCAACTCCTGTTTCGAAGAAGTTCCTCCAGGGACGACAACGTCCCTATTCTTTGCACCTGAAACTGGAACCGGATACGTGCCGTTCCCTAACGAAAGGTTCCATCAAGCAGACCAACTCCGGGTTCTGAAGTTATGCCGCTGTACCTTCAACTTTTCATCACCTCCTTTTCATTGCTGTCGCAGCTTAAGATTCCTTGGACTAGACAGCTGCCTGGATGAACAGCGGCAACTAGGAGAGGAGGAGACAGGTGAACGAGCGGTGGAAACTTTCCAGAGGCTGTGGGTGCTAGATGTGTGGCACACGGATTGGGAATTGGATTTTCCACATGAAACAGAAGGACGACCGATGATAGTGGCTGCAGACATTAGAGAGGTTCATGTAAACAAGGGAAGGATTTGGCGCAGCAACTTTGCGTGGCGAAGATTGCCAAACCTTCGCAAGCTTCGAGTAGTCAAGCCTACAAGATCTTGGGAGACGGGAAGACAAGATGAATTCACGGATATGGTTAAGCTAGAGCTCCTTGACCTGTCTGGGAACGAGACCATGCAAGTTTTGCCGAGCCTTTCAGGTGCAACTGGCCTCAAGACACTGGTTCTTGATGGTTGTGTTGGGTTGGAACATGTTGGCCCTCAAGGACTCCCTCCATCTCTTGAATCATTCCGCTTGGACACAGGAGAAGATGAgtatcatcatgagagcaaagCTAAAATATCATCTATCAGCTTGGCTGGGTGTGCAAGATTAGTGGACTTCAGACTATGTGGGTCGTTGCCAAAGCTTGAGGAGCTGGACCTCTCCCACACAGCACTCAAAATGCTTGACCTTACAAAGGTCGTTACATTGGTGGACGATGGTTGGGCAGTCATTAGGGAAAAACGTGAGCGAGTCTTTTTGGTGGGATGCGAGCAGCTCCGCTCAATTCGTTGGCCCTCTTTGCTTCATCAACTAAGGCTGCCATGCATTGACACTCGACCATCATCAGGACAAGAGGTGGCCAGAAAACCATGGCCTTGTGATCCTTTGCTGGCCTTCCAAGACAAAGGAGAGGAAGAGTACTGCCATGTATTTGTTGCCGTCGCAGACATGAGGTTCCTTGAGTCCCTTCATTTTCTCGAGCGGTATAGTTATGTATACCATAAAGTTAAGATGATTCTCTGCTGGTCATCGTCTACTAGCAAAGACGATGGAAGAAGCTGTTACAAGACGAAGATGGGCCACGAGTACAGCAGCAGCACCGGACGGGTAGCTGCTGCTGGCTCGCCTCTGCAGGCCAGGTCGTCGACCTACCATGACGTCAGCACCGAACGACAGATAACTACTACGCTGATTGATGGGAGCAGCTGTGCGTCCTCACAATTCCAGCCACTGGACGCCCATTTCGAGATTGGGGAGGGAATAGGCGATGTCACTGATGCAGTCAGCAGACGGGGACTGGTGGCCATAACCTTTGTGATGAACTGGGTCAAGTCGTTGCACGTGCACGACAGTTCGTCCATCACCACTGTTTACCCTGAACGCTTTTATCTGTCAGTGCGAGGAGATACTTGGACAGTAATGGATAAGCTCAAGTGGTGCCGCGTGGAGAGATGCCCCAGGTTGCAGACTGTCTTCGCCACAGACTATG CACTGCGGGCTATTCACCTTCACTTCTGCCCCAGGCTCAGATATGTCCTCCTGTTGTCATCCTACGACGACTTGTCCAACCAGCTGGAGACCCTCACACATATTCTGCTGCGGCGACCTCAGGCAGGTCTTCCCCGTGGAGCGAGGGTTTCAAGAGGAAATAGCAGCAGCCTCGCATGA
- the LOC120678458 gene encoding sphingoid long-chain bases kinase 1-like isoform X2: protein MSSRNLVRSPVSCSVANNGCFTSNTCRSRNYYQHIHSTNLQSLQVDWKFLPRKLRKSTQRNTSFSTQRKLVPRCSSDLSTSCREEVPNYLAVNVLQDQSNTTQLAARKVLVILNPNSGFRSTRDVFYKKVQLKLRLSGFMMEVVETAYAGHAKVLASTVDLNKCPDGIVCVGGDGIVNEVLNGLLGRDDFEVAIRLPIGIIPAGSDNSLVWTVLGIKDPVSAAIALAKGGFTPIDVFAVKWIQAGVSHFGLTASYYGFVADVLQLSENFRLQLGPFRYVAAGLLKFLSLPQYRFEVEYLSLSPGRNPELKPLTEKSHEQLSGDGKVRRGRIEDSWITRRGEFLGIFVCNHFCKPARGLLSPVIAPKAQHDDGSLDLILVHGSGRLKLFCFFIAYQLCWHLLLPFVEYVKVKQVKIRPIGNTHNGCGVDGELLRGEGKTEWQCSLLPAQGRLLGRHPDALE from the exons ATGAGCTCGAGAAACCTCGTCCGATCCCCG GTGTCCTGTAGTGTTGCTAACAATGGATGCTTCACCTCCAATACATGCCGTTCAAGAAACTACTATCAGCATATTCATAGCACTAATTTGCAAAGTTTGCAAGTAGACTGGAAATTTTTGCCTCGCAAATTAAGGAAATCAACTCAGCGGAACACTTCATTTTCCACCCAGAGGAAGCTTGTACCACGCTGTTCATCAGACCTTAGTACTTCCTGCAGAGAAGAGGTGCCCAACTATTTAGCAGTCAATGTTTTGCAAGACCAATCAAATACAACTCAGTTAGCTGCTCGTAAAGTGCTTGTCATCTTGAATCCTAATTCTGGATTTCGAAGCACTCGGGATGTTTTCTACAAGAAAGTGCAATTGAAGTTAAGG CTTTCAGGCTTCATGATGGAAGTTGTCGAAACAGCATATGCTGGCCATGCGAAGGTTCTTGCTTCTACTGTTGACCTCAACAAATGCCCTGATG GTATTGTATGTGTTGGTGGCGATGGAATTGTAAATGAG GTTTTGAATGGTTTACTTGGTAGAGATGATTTTGAAGTGGCAATTCGGCTTCCCATTGGAATAATACCTGCTGGTTCTGATAATTCATTGGTGTGGACTGTTCTTGGCATCAAGGATCCTGTTTCTGCTGCAATTGCTTTAGCTAAG GGTGGTTTCACACCAATAGATGTGTTTGCCGTAAAATGGATCCAAGCTGGTGTTTCTCATTTCGGTTTGACAGCTTCCTACTATGGTTTTGTAGCTGATG TTCTGCAACTATCTGAAAACTTCCGCCTGCAGCTTGGTCCCTTCCGTTATGTTGCAGCTGGCCTTCTGAAGTTTCTGTCATTACCTCAATACAGATTTGAGGTGGAATATCTGTCTTTATCACCAGGGAGAAATCCTGAACTGAAACCACTGACTGAAAAATCTCATGAGCAGCTTTCTGGTGATGGCAAGGTTAGGAGAGGTAGGATTGAAGATAGCTGGATTACCAGGAGAGGGGAGTTTCTTGGCATTTTTGTCTGCAATCACTTTTGCAAGCCTGCACGGGGTTTACTTTCTCCAGTTATTGCACCAAAAGCTCAGCATGATGATGGCAGTCTGGACTTGATTCTTGTCCATGGAAGTGGCAGACTCAAACTGTTTTGCTTCTTCATCGCGTATCAGCTTTGCTGGCATCTCCTACTTCCTTTTGTGGAATATGTCAAG GTAAAACAAGTAAAGATTAGGCCGATTGGCAATACTCACAATGGTTGTGGTGTTGATGGGGAGCTTCTTCGTGGAGAGGGCAAAACCGAATGGCAGTGCTCGCTGCTTCCAGCACAAGGCCGGTTGCTCGGCCGGCATCCCGATGCATTGGAGTAG